One window from the genome of Myxococcales bacterium encodes:
- the hscA gene encoding Fe-S protein assembly chaperone HscA, with amino-acid sequence MLMQIAEPGQSQIKEACKTRVVGIDLGTTNSLVAYVRDGAPVAIGEGQDALVPSVVRYDVDGRVVVGRAAMASANGASGAAGSTTISSVKRLVGRSTGDISAIRGMLPYKLIDDDRMVKVAVGERQLTPVEISAEILRELKRRAEAFFGEPVDSAVITVPAYFDDAQRQATRDAGRLAGLEVLRLLAEPTAAALAYGIDKQIAGTYAVYDLGGGTFDISILKLVDGVFEVKATGGDSALGGDDIDRALAAYLLAQAGGGDINHAVNVARAAKEALSAADSTSVTVQSAAGATTTLTLTRAQLADVAAPLLATTAKACRRALRDAETTADALDGVILVGGSTRSPVVRAAVADIFGREPLADVDPDQVVALGAALQAEMLAGHSEGVVLLDVIPLSLGIETMGGVVEKLIHRNTTMPAGATQQFTTYADNQTGFDLHVLQGERETVDGCRSLARFKLSGVPPMVAGMARVDITFQVDANGILTVKAHEQTSGVEASVDVKPTYGLTDEEVERMLVESFEFAEDDLRRRNLATERIEAKRILAATQTAMVGDAALLTAEVKVATDAAIAALQATLAGDNYLAIRAAIEALDHASKPFAEIRMNLAIAKAMAGKRVEEVEEGYAEGHIR; translated from the coding sequence ATGTTGATGCAAATCGCCGAACCAGGGCAATCGCAAATTAAAGAGGCGTGCAAGACGCGCGTGGTTGGCATCGACCTCGGCACCACCAATTCGCTGGTGGCGTACGTCCGCGATGGCGCCCCGGTGGCAATTGGTGAAGGGCAAGATGCGCTGGTGCCGTCGGTGGTGCGCTATGACGTAGATGGCCGCGTGGTGGTCGGCCGCGCGGCGATGGCGAGCGCGAATGGGGCGAGCGGCGCCGCGGGTAGCACCACGATCAGCTCGGTCAAGCGACTGGTCGGGCGCTCCACGGGCGATATTTCCGCCATCCGCGGCATGCTGCCCTACAAGCTGATCGATGACGATCGCATGGTCAAGGTTGCGGTCGGCGAGCGGCAGCTCACACCGGTTGAGATTTCGGCGGAGATCCTCCGCGAGCTAAAACGCCGCGCCGAGGCATTTTTTGGTGAACCCGTGGATTCGGCTGTGATCACGGTGCCGGCCTATTTCGACGACGCGCAACGCCAGGCCACCCGCGATGCCGGCCGCCTCGCTGGCCTTGAAGTGCTGCGCTTGCTCGCCGAGCCCACCGCGGCCGCGCTTGCGTATGGCATCGATAAACAAATCGCCGGAACCTATGCCGTCTACGATCTCGGCGGCGGCACGTTTGATATTTCGATCTTAAAGCTCGTCGATGGCGTGTTCGAGGTGAAGGCCACCGGCGGTGACTCGGCGCTTGGCGGCGACGATATCGATCGCGCGCTGGCCGCCTATTTGCTCGCGCAGGCCGGCGGCGGCGACATTAACCACGCAGTCAACGTGGCGCGCGCGGCGAAAGAGGCCCTCAGCGCGGCCGACAGCACGAGCGTGACCGTGCAATCGGCAGCTGGTGCGACGACAACGCTAACCCTCACCCGTGCTCAATTGGCCGACGTCGCCGCGCCATTGCTCGCCACCACCGCTAAGGCCTGCCGCCGGGCGCTGCGCGACGCGGAGACCACGGCTGACGCACTCGACGGCGTGATCTTGGTTGGCGGCTCGACGCGCTCACCCGTGGTGCGCGCCGCCGTCGCGGACATCTTCGGCCGCGAGCCGCTCGCCGATGTCGATCCGGATCAAGTTGTCGCGCTCGGCGCCGCGCTTCAGGCCGAAATGCTGGCCGGCCATAGCGAAGGCGTCGTGCTGCTCGACGTCATTCCGCTTTCGCTGGGGATCGAGACCATGGGGGGCGTGGTGGAAAAACTCATCCACCGCAACACCACCATGCCCGCGGGCGCCACCCAGCAGTTCACCACCTACGCCGACAACCAAACCGGCTTTGACCTCCACGTCTTGCAAGGCGAACGCGAGACCGTCGATGGCTGCCGCTCGCTGGCGCGTTTTAAATTGAGCGGCGTGCCGCCGATGGTCGCGGGCATGGCGCGCGTCGACATTACCTTTCAGGTCGATGCCAACGGCATCCTCACCGTCAAGGCGCACGAGCAAACCAGCGGCGTTGAGGCATCCGTCGACGTCAAGCCGACCTATGGCCTGACCGACGAAGAGGTCGAGCGCATGCTGGTCGAGTCGTTCGAGTTTGCCGAAGACGATCTGCGCCGCCGCAACCTCGCCACCGAGCGCATCGAGGCGAAGCGCATTCTGGCCGCGACGCAAACCGCGATGGTCGGGGATGCCGCCTTGCTCACCGCCGAGGTCAAGGTTGCCACCGATGCGGCCATCGCCGCGCTGCAAGCGACCTTGGCCGGCGACAACTATCTCGCGATTCGCGCCGCCATCGAGGCGCTCGATCACGCATCAAAACCATTTGCAGAAATCCGCATGAACCTCGCGATTGCCAAGGCCATGGCCGGCAAGCGCGTCGAGGAAGTAGAAGAGGGCTATGCCGAAGGTCACATTCGTTAA
- the hscB gene encoding Fe-S protein assembly co-chaperone HscB: MAGTGPKDPFAALGLPPSFALASEVLDAKYHELARQTHPDRFAQAPAAQRVAALQTSMTYNEAYKTLRKPASRAEALLASVGIVIGEHERLDATMLTEVLSWREELAEATAAKALGAVTALERGMKEKEAALLAALATAMEAGEAAATAGNVGSRDVHFAAAKQQLIVLRYVARYLEECDAAITALDDA; this comes from the coding sequence ATGGCAGGAACAGGCCCCAAAGACCCGTTTGCGGCGCTTGGGCTGCCACCGTCGTTTGCCCTCGCGAGCGAGGTGCTCGACGCCAAGTATCACGAGCTGGCGCGGCAGACGCATCCCGACCGCTTTGCGCAGGCCCCGGCGGCGCAGCGCGTCGCGGCACTGCAAACTTCTATGACGTACAACGAGGCGTATAAGACGCTGCGCAAGCCGGCGTCGCGCGCCGAGGCCTTGCTCGCCAGCGTCGGCATCGTTATCGGCGAGCACGAGCGGCTTGATGCCACCATGCTGACCGAGGTGCTGAGTTGGCGTGAAGAGCTCGCCGAGGCGACGGCGGCTAAGGCGCTGGGCGCGGTTACCGCGCTCGAACGCGGCATGAAGGAAAAAGAAGCCGCGCTGCTCGCGGCATTGGCCACGGCGATGGAGGCCGGCGAGGCGGCCGCGACGGCGGGCAACGTCGGCTCGCGCGATGTGCATTTCGCCGCCGCCAAGCAGCAGCTCATCGTCTTGCGCTACGTCGCGCGCTACCTCGAAGAATGCGACGCGGCGATCACCGCGCTCGACGATGCCTAA
- a CDS encoding iron-sulfur cluster assembly accessory protein, protein MTAASAATIDITASAAQEITRQRDKRETPSASIRIGVRGGGCTGFSYVFEWAETPRATDHVIEQHGVSVVIDPKSMVYLRGLQLDFVRSMMGHGFKFNNPNAKGSCGCGESVQF, encoded by the coding sequence ATGACGGCTGCGTCTGCGGCGACCATCGATATTACGGCGTCGGCGGCGCAAGAAATCACGCGTCAGCGCGACAAGCGCGAGACGCCAAGCGCGTCGATTCGCATCGGCGTGCGCGGCGGCGGCTGCACCGGTTTTTCGTATGTCTTTGAGTGGGCGGAGACGCCACGCGCGACCGATCACGTGATTGAGCAGCATGGCGTGTCGGTGGTCATCGATCCCAAGAGCATGGTGTACCTGCGCGGGCTGCAGCTCGATTTCGTGCGCAGCATGATGGGGCATGGCTTTAAGTTCAATAATCCCAACGCCAAGGGCAGCTGCGGTTGCGGCGAGTCGGTGCAGTTCTAA
- the iscU gene encoding Fe-S cluster assembly scaffold IscU has translation MAYSEKLLDHYENPRNVGSLDKGEDDVGTGLVGAPACGDVMKLQIRVKDGIIEEAKFKTFGCGSAIASSSLATEMVKGMTLEQAASIKNTQLVEELSLPPVKIHCSVLAEDAIKAAIEDYKQKQAAKA, from the coding sequence ATGGCCTACTCAGAAAAACTGCTCGACCATTACGAAAACCCACGCAACGTTGGCTCGCTCGATAAGGGCGAGGACGACGTCGGCACCGGCCTCGTCGGCGCGCCGGCGTGCGGCGACGTCATGAAGCTGCAAATCCGCGTCAAGGACGGCATCATCGAAGAGGCCAAGTTCAAGACCTTTGGCTGCGGCTCGGCGATTGCCTCGTCGTCGCTTGCCACCGAAATGGTTAAGGGCATGACGCTTGAGCAAGCCGCCAGCATCAAGAACACGCAGCTGGTCGAAGAGCTCAGCTTGCCGCCGGTAAAGATCCACTGCTCGGTGCTCGCGGAAGACGCGATCAAGGCCGCCATCGAGGACTACAAGCAAAAACAAGCCGCCAAGGCCTAA